The following proteins come from a genomic window of Trifolium pratense cultivar HEN17-A07 linkage group LG4, ARS_RC_1.1, whole genome shotgun sequence:
- the LOC123920134 gene encoding protein SICKLE, giving the protein MEDSEQRKKRLKEMRLEADLAEDSGVEGSGVPGFLSNPLAEAPSTVLSTDAAPRFNYYTDPMNAFSSDKRSSVNVRPAPEYLPPPPSFGGPSMVQFSSPYPESENPQMSPFPTQALPTAYRNPVWNGPRGTNIPFHPPGGGAYPSPRFESPGSPSYNSAPGGPSYNSAPGGPSYNSAPGGPSYNSAPGGPSYNSAPGGPSYNSAPGMNQWRNHSPYPSSEYNPNHSPAFRNSPNSSQGRGRGSWNNTGSPVPGRGRGRGSSSHGRRYNENTNFRPEQLYKMSMVEDPWKSLKPIIWYSTYTRENSKPWNPSKSTSSKREGPPAVFTKSSSSGPSLAEYLASAFNEAANTEENV; this is encoded by the exons ATGGAAGATTCAGAGCAACGAAAAAAACGGTTGAAAGAGATGCGATTGGAAGCTGATCTTGCTGAAGATTCTGGTGTTGAAGGTTCCGGTGTTCCCGGTTTTCTTTCAAATCCGTTGGCTGAAGCTCCTTCAACTGTTTTATCAACTGATGCTGCTCCAAGATTTAACTATTATACAGATCCAATGAATGCATTCTCTTCTGATAAGAGGAGTAGTGTTAATGTCCGGCCTGCGCCCGAGTATTTGCCTCCTCCTCCGAGTTTTGGTGGACCATCTATGGTGCAATTTTCATCGCCATATCCAG AATCAGAAAATCCACAGATGTCTCCCTTTCCCACACAAGCATTGCCAACAGCCTATAGAAACCCGGTTTGGAACGGACCTCGAGGCACTAACATTCCATTCCATCCACCAGGTGGTGGTGCTTATCCGAGTCCTAGGTTTGAATCACCAGGCAGTCCGTCATACAACTCTGCACCAGGCGGTCCTTCATACAACTCTGCACCAGGGGGTCCGTCATACAACTCTGCACCAGGGGGTCCGTCATACAACTCTGCACCAGGCGGTCCGTCATACAACTCTGCACCAGGCGGTCCGTCATACAACTCTGCACCAGGCATGAATCAATGGCGCAACCATAGTCCATATCCTAGTTCAGAATATAATCCAAATCATTCTCCAGCATTCAGAAACAGTCCCAACTCTAGTCAAGGGCGAGGAAGGGGCAGCTGGAACAACACTGGAAGTCCTGTACCAGGACGAGGTAGAGGACGAGGATCAAGTTCTCATGGTCGCAGGTACAACGAAAACACAAATTTTCGTCCAGAACAACTTTACAAGATGTCCATGGTTGAAGATCCGTGGAAGTCTTTGAAACCTATTATATGGTATTCAACGTATACACGTGAGAATTCGAAACCCTGGAATCCTTCAAAATCAACAAGTTCAAAAAGGGAGGGACCTCCTGCTGTTTTTACCAAGTCCAGTTCTTCTGGCCCAAGCCTTGCTGAATACTTGGCTTCGGCGTTCAATGAAGCTGCCAACACTGAAGAAAATGTATGA